The DNA window GAGCACTCATGCCGCCCATCCTACGCCGTGCCCGCCGCGCGGGTCGGGCTGGACGTGTCCGGTTGGCCCGACTTGGTAGACGGCTACACTATTGGGGCTCAAGGAGGCACAGCATGCTCGTAACCGGTAATGACATCCTGATCCCCGCCCGTGCCGGCAAGTACGGCGTCGGCTCGTTCAACACCAACAACATGGAGATCACGCAGGCGATCATCCACACGGCCGAGAAGCTCCGCAGCCCCGTCATGGTGCAGATGAGCGAGGGCGCCATCAAGTACGGCGGGCAGGACCTGGCGAACATCGTCAAGGACATCGCCACGCGGGCCACCGTGCCGGTCGCGCTGCACCTCGACCACGGCAGCTCCTACGAGTCGGCGCTCAACGCCATCCGCATGGGCTTCACCAGCGTCATGATCGACGCGTCGCACCACTCCTTCGACGAGAACGTCCACGAGACCCGCCGCGTGGTGGAAGCCGCGCACGCCATGGGCATCAGCGTGGAAGCGGAGCTCGGGCGCCTGGGCGGCATCGAGGAGCACATCGTCGTGGACGAGAAGGACGCGTTCCTGACCGACCCCGAGGAAGCCGTGCAGTTCGTCGAGCAGACCGGTACCGACTACCTGGCCATCGCCATCGGCACCAGCCACGGCGCGTACAAGGGCAAGGGCCGCCCGTACATCGACCAGGCACGCATCGCGCGGATCGGTGAACTGCTGGGCATTCCGCTGGTCGCGCACGGCAGCAGCGGCGTGCCGCAGGAGATCGTGGAGCGCTTCCGCACCGGCGGCGGCCAGATCGGCGACGCGGCCGGCATCGCCGACGACGACCTGCGTGAGGCGTGCCAGCACGGCATCGCCAAGGTGAACGTGGACACCGACCTGCGTCTGGCGAGCACCGTCGGCATCCGCGAGGCGCTGATGGCCAACGCCAAGGAGTTCGACCCGCGCAAGATCTTCGGTCCGGCCCGCGACGTGATGGCCCAGGTGATCGAGCACAAGATGCGCGTGCTGGGCAGCGTCGGCAAGGCCTGACCCACGGCGCCGGGCGGGGGGTGTCCCCGCCCCCGAAGACCCCGTCCTGGGGGCATCCAACCTGCGGAGAATTCTCACCCGGCCGCCTTATGCTCGCTGTTGCATGAGGGCGGCCTTCTTCCTGTCTCCACTGCTGCTGCTGGGCGGCCTGACCCTTGCCGCACAGGGCAGCGCCGCGTTGCCGCCCGCCCTTGCCAGCGGCTGGCAGGTGCGTCTGGCGTCCATGCTGCCGGTGCCGGGACAGCCGGCGGACGTGATGCAGCGCCAGCCCAACATCTCGGTGGTGAATTTGTCCATCCGCGTCGCCAACGCGCAGGGAGACCGGGAGGCGCTTAGCAAGGTGATCTCCGATGTGCAGAGCGGCGTGCGGCCCACGTACGACAAACGCCTGGGCATCACCGAGCAGGAGTTTGCACGCTACGTGGTGTTCCAGACGGTACTGAAGCCCAGCGGCCGCAGGGTGCGCCTGCCGGTGACCCGTGACGTGTCGCGCGTGGTCTTCGGGGACACGCCGGACCTGAACGGGGTGCTCAAGGGCGTGTCCATCGACCTGAAGACCGGCGAGATGCACGGCCCGGAGGGCTACTCCGCGCGGCCCGTGAATGTCCCGGCCAGCACGGAGACCGACGGCGCCCTGAAGGTCACGACCGGCTTCATGTGGAAGGTGATCGGCAACGACGCCAGGGCCGGCAACGGCGTGCGCGGCACCCTGAACCTGCTGCAGCTCGAGGACGGCGCGATCATCCTGAGTTACAAGCGCACCAGCATGATCAAGAACGTCCTGAACCAGGGCGAGGTCATCCTCAGCTACCTGCACTGAGCCGCGGACCGGCCGGCTGGCTGGGAGCGTCTGGTGGCCCTGCTCCCCCCCTCCATCAGTCTGACGACCCCCTGACCTCACCTCAAGGATTCCTCACGTGACATTCAGAGCGGGTCACGCGGCGGCGGTTAGGCTGCCAGCATGAGAAGCCCAGTACACCGACGCCGAGCCCTGCTGCTGGGATCGGCCCTCCTGGCCGGTGGCGTGTCCACCGCCGGAGCGGCCGGTCTGTCCCCGACCCTCCTCGAACGCGCCAAGAAGGGTGACCAGACGCAGGTGGGCGTGATCGTCCGCTTCGCGTTCGGCAACGACTCGCGCGGCCGCGCCCAGCTGAAGAACCTGCGCGGGCAGTTGGTCAGCCGCCTGAACCAGTTCGGCGCGAACGCCGGCTTCATCAACCAGGCGATCAAGTCCGGCAAGGCCACGCAGCTGTGGCTCGACCAGAGCATCTACCTGCCGCTCACGCCGGTGCAGGCGCGCGCCCTGGCCGCGCTGCCCTTCGTGACGGACGTGTTCGAGAACTTCAAGGTGCAGATTCCCAAGCCGCAGCGCGCCGTGGCCCTGAGCGCGTCGGCCGCCGCGGCCGGGGAGCCGTGGCACCTCGCCAAGATCGGCGCGCCGCAGGCGTGGGCGGCGGGCTTCAAGGGCCAGGGCATCAAGATCGGGCACCTGGATTCCGGCATCGACGCGAGCCACACCCAGCTGAACGGGAAGGTCGTGGCCTTCGCGGAGTTCAACGAGGCCGGCGACCGCGTGAACAGCCAGCCGCACGACACCACCAACCACGGCACGCACACGGCGGGCCTGCTGGTGGGCAACACGGTCGGCGTGGCGCCCAGCGCGAAGATCATCAGCGCGCTGGTGCTGCCGAACAACGAGGGCACCTTCGCGCAGGTGATCGCGGGCATGCAGTACGTGCTCGACCCCGACAACAACGCCGACACCGACGACGGCGCGGACGTCGTGAACATGAGCCTGGGCATTCCCGGCACCTTCGACGAGTTCATCGTGCCGGTGCAGAACATGCTCAAGGCGGGCGTGGTGCCGGTGTTCGCCATCGGGAACTTCGGCCCGGCCGGCGGCACCACCGGCAGCCCCGGCAACCTGCCGGACGCGATCGGCGTGGGCGCGGTCGATCAGAACGGTCAGGTCGCCAGCTTCAGCTCGCGCGGGCCGGTCACGTGGAACAGCGGCATCAAGGGCACCTTCACCAAGCCCGACATCGCCGCGCCCGGTGTGGACATCACGAGTTCGTTCCCCGGCAACCAGTACGGCGCCCTGAGCGGCTCCTCGCAGGCGAGCCCGATCACCGCGGGCGCGGTCGCGCTGCTGCTCTCGGCCAAGCCCGGCACGTCGGTGGACGCCATCAAGAACGCGCTGTACTCCAGCGCCAGCAATGCGGGCAGCAAGAACAACAACGTCGGCTACGGCCTGATCAGCGTGCCCGGCGCCCTGGGCAAACTGGGCGTGAACGTGAGCGCTCCGGCCCCGGCCCCCCAGCCGGCGCCCGCCCCGGCCCCTGCTCCGGCGCCACAGCCCGCGCCCGCCCCGGCTCCCCAGCCGGCCCCGGCGCCAGCACCGCAGCCCGCGCCCACCCCCGCGCCGACGCCTGCTCCCACCCCGGCGCCCTCGAAGCAGCCGACCGGCCCGGCCGGGTACGACCTGTGCGCCGTGGAAGGCCAGAAGTGCAACTTCAGCGGTCAGCGCCAGGCGGCGTACGGCACCGACGGCAAGTACGTGACCGGGACGGCCACCAACGGCTTCGAGTGCTCGAACGGCGCGTGGGGCCGTGACCCCGCCCCCGGCCTGACCAAGGGCTGCTTCATCAAGCCGGTGGCCGCCCAGCCGGCTCCGGCGCCCGCCCCCAAGCCGGCCCCGACCCCCGCTCCGGCTCCGGCCAAGCAGCCCACCGGCCCGGCCGGCTACGACCTGTGCGCGGTCGAGGGTCAGGCCTGCAAGTTCAGCGGTCAGCGCCAGGCCGCGTTCGGGACGGACGGCAAGTACGTGACTGGCACCGGCACGGACGGCTTCAACTGCACCGTGTCCGAGTGGGGCCGTGACCCGGCGCCCGGCCTGACCAAGGGCTGCTTCATCAAGCCCGTGAGCGGCCAGCCGGCTCCTGCGCCGGCGCCGCAGCCCGCGCCCGCCCCCAGCGGCAACGCCGGCGGCAAGCCGACCGTGCTGCTCGTGGACGACGACATGGGCCAGGGGGCAGACGTCACGAACGCGCTGCGCGACGCCATCAAGGCCAACGCGGCCAGCGGCGGGGCCTTCGTGTTCAACACCCAGACGCAGGGCCAGGTGCCCCTGAGCGAACTCGTGCGCGCCGACATCGTCATCTGGGCGACCGGCGAGGCGTACCAGAACACCATCACGGCCGCGGACCAGAACACGCTGCGCCAGTACCTCGCGCGCGGCGGCCGCCTGATCGTGACCGGCCAGGACATCGGCTTTGACATCGGCGGCAGCGACTTCTACCGCAGCACCCTCAAGACCCAGCTGATCGCGGACTCCAGCGGCATCGCCAAGTTCGTGACGCGCGGCATGCTCGGCAGCGCTTCCTACACGCTGAACGCGGGCGGCAGCGCCATGAACCAGTACTACCCGGACGTGATCGCGGACCTCAGCGGCAGCTACGTGGCCGCGTCGTGGGGCACCGCGAACGCCACCGCGCAGAGCGTGAAGGCGCAGAGCATCCGCCAGGACAGCAACCGCGCCCGCGAGAACGCCAAGGCGCAGGCCCCCCGAGTCAGCGCCCAGGAAGCGCGCGACAACGCCGGCGCCATCGTGGTGAACGATGCCGGCAGCTACCGCACCATCACCATGGGCTTCGGCCTGGAAGGGCTCGCGCCCGCCCAGCAGTCCACCCTGCTCAGGGTCGCGTTCGACTGGCTGATGAAGTAAGGTTCGTCGGCAGCGCAGGGGAGGGCCCAGCACGGGCGCCTCCCCTGCGTCCGCCTCCCCTGCGTCCGCTTTCCCAGCCCATCTTGACCGTCCTGCCATCCGGTGCGGCCCACGCCCGCGCAGACTGCGGAACATGACCAAGCTCTCGGACATCATGACCATGCAGCTCACCACCACCGACGCCGGCGCCACCCTCAAGGAGGTCGCCGCGCTGATGGCGCAGGAGGACATCGGCAGCGTGCTGATCATGGACGGTGACACGCTGCGCGGCATCATCACGGACCGCGACATCGTGGTGCGCGCCGTCGCCTTCGGGCACGACTTCGGCACGCCGGTCACGGACCACACGACCGGTGGCGTGTACACCCTGGAGGCCG is part of the Deinococcus metalli genome and encodes:
- the fba gene encoding class II fructose-1,6-bisphosphate aldolase; the encoded protein is MLVTGNDILIPARAGKYGVGSFNTNNMEITQAIIHTAEKLRSPVMVQMSEGAIKYGGQDLANIVKDIATRATVPVALHLDHGSSYESALNAIRMGFTSVMIDASHHSFDENVHETRRVVEAAHAMGISVEAELGRLGGIEEHIVVDEKDAFLTDPEEAVQFVEQTGTDYLAIAIGTSHGAYKGKGRPYIDQARIARIGELLGIPLVAHGSSGVPQEIVERFRTGGGQIGDAAGIADDDLREACQHGIAKVNVDTDLRLASTVGIREALMANAKEFDPRKIFGPARDVMAQVIEHKMRVLGSVGKA
- a CDS encoding S8 family peptidase, with the protein product MRSPVHRRRALLLGSALLAGGVSTAGAAGLSPTLLERAKKGDQTQVGVIVRFAFGNDSRGRAQLKNLRGQLVSRLNQFGANAGFINQAIKSGKATQLWLDQSIYLPLTPVQARALAALPFVTDVFENFKVQIPKPQRAVALSASAAAAGEPWHLAKIGAPQAWAAGFKGQGIKIGHLDSGIDASHTQLNGKVVAFAEFNEAGDRVNSQPHDTTNHGTHTAGLLVGNTVGVAPSAKIISALVLPNNEGTFAQVIAGMQYVLDPDNNADTDDGADVVNMSLGIPGTFDEFIVPVQNMLKAGVVPVFAIGNFGPAGGTTGSPGNLPDAIGVGAVDQNGQVASFSSRGPVTWNSGIKGTFTKPDIAAPGVDITSSFPGNQYGALSGSSQASPITAGAVALLLSAKPGTSVDAIKNALYSSASNAGSKNNNVGYGLISVPGALGKLGVNVSAPAPAPQPAPAPAPAPAPQPAPAPAPQPAPAPAPQPAPTPAPTPAPTPAPSKQPTGPAGYDLCAVEGQKCNFSGQRQAAYGTDGKYVTGTATNGFECSNGAWGRDPAPGLTKGCFIKPVAAQPAPAPAPKPAPTPAPAPAKQPTGPAGYDLCAVEGQACKFSGQRQAAFGTDGKYVTGTGTDGFNCTVSEWGRDPAPGLTKGCFIKPVSGQPAPAPAPQPAPAPSGNAGGKPTVLLVDDDMGQGADVTNALRDAIKANAASGGAFVFNTQTQGQVPLSELVRADIVIWATGEAYQNTITAADQNTLRQYLARGGRLIVTGQDIGFDIGGSDFYRSTLKTQLIADSSGIAKFVTRGMLGSASYTLNAGGSAMNQYYPDVIADLSGSYVAASWGTANATAQSVKAQSIRQDSNRARENAKAQAPRVSAQEARDNAGAIVVNDAGSYRTITMGFGLEGLAPAQQSTLLRVAFDWLMK
- a CDS encoding CBS domain-containing protein — encoded protein: MTKLSDIMTMQLTTTDAGATLKEVAALMAQEDIGSVLIMDGDTLRGIITDRDIVVRAVAFGHDFGTPVTDHTTGGVYTLEADTDVKDAAREMAARQVKRLPVTRDGKVVGIVSLADLANLEGSSADQTALEGISKPT